One window of the Chryseobacterium sp. CY350 genome contains the following:
- a CDS encoding PfkB family carbohydrate kinase, producing MKLLVVGSVAFDAIETPFGKTDKILGGAATYIGITASVMGVKSGIVSVVGGDFPQEHLDMFTKRDINIEGLEIVKDGKTFFWSGKYHNDLNSRDTLATEVNVLENFDPKIPESMQDAEILLLGNLHPGVQLSVLEKMNQRPKLVILDTMNFWMDSAMDILKDMIAKTDVISINDEEARQLSGEYSLVKAAKKIHAMGPEFVIIKKGEHGAILFHDGKIFAIPALPLEEVFDPTGAGDTFAGGFAAYLAKKEKFDFETMKSALIVGSAMASFTVEKFGTERIEEVNESDMLERINQFKELTTFTVEL from the coding sequence ATGAAACTTTTAGTTGTAGGAAGTGTTGCGTTTGATGCAATAGAGACACCATTTGGTAAAACAGATAAAATTTTAGGAGGAGCTGCCACATATATCGGAATTACAGCATCTGTAATGGGAGTAAAGTCAGGAATTGTTTCTGTTGTGGGAGGAGATTTTCCTCAGGAGCATTTAGATATGTTCACAAAAAGAGATATCAATATTGAAGGATTGGAAATTGTGAAGGACGGAAAAACTTTTTTCTGGTCGGGCAAATATCATAATGATCTTAATTCAAGAGACACTTTGGCGACGGAAGTGAATGTTCTTGAAAATTTTGATCCTAAAATACCTGAATCTATGCAAGATGCAGAGATTTTGTTGTTGGGGAATCTTCATCCTGGTGTACAATTGTCAGTTCTTGAAAAAATGAATCAGCGTCCGAAATTGGTTATTCTTGATACCATGAATTTCTGGATGGATTCTGCAATGGATATTCTTAAAGATATGATTGCTAAAACTGATGTTATCAGTATTAATGACGAGGAGGCCAGACAGCTTTCTGGAGAATATTCTTTGGTAAAAGCAGCGAAAAAGATTCACGCAATGGGTCCTGAGTTTGTGATTATTAAAAAAGGAGAACACGGAGCAATTCTTTTCCACGACGGTAAAATATTTGCAATTCCGGCACTTCCTCTTGAAGAGGTTTTTGATCCGACTGGAGCTGGAGATACATTCGCAGGAGGTTTTGCGGCGTATTTGGCTAAAAAAGAGAAATTTGATTTTGAAACAATGAAGTCTGCATTGATCGTTGGTTCTGCAATGGCTTCGTTTACGGTTGAAAAATTCGGGACAGAGAGAATTGAGGAAGTAAATGAATCTGATATGCTTGAAAGAATCAATCAATTTAAAGAATTAACGACTTTTACTGTTGAGTTGTAA
- the gldD gene encoding gliding motility lipoprotein GldD, producing the protein MIRKVILVFVSLLLLSCEKETQPKPYGELRLEYPAPKYQKFDKNCAYTFEYSDFARIVDAKKPCWYYMNYPTMKAKVFITYFPIEGNFADHVRESEKMVYEHTIKASSIEAKSFRYPDKKVYGNFYELKGQSASNLQFYATDSTKHFVTAYLYFDTRPKPDSLAPAVDYIKKDIKHMLDTFEWKN; encoded by the coding sequence ATGATTAGAAAAGTCATTCTTGTTTTCGTTTCATTACTCCTTCTTTCTTGTGAGAAAGAGACTCAGCCGAAACCTTACGGTGAATTGAGATTAGAATATCCCGCACCGAAATACCAGAAATTTGATAAAAACTGTGCGTACACTTTTGAATATTCAGATTTTGCCAGAATTGTTGATGCTAAAAAGCCGTGTTGGTATTACATGAATTATCCGACCATGAAGGCGAAAGTTTTTATTACTTATTTTCCGATAGAAGGAAATTTTGCTGATCATGTGAGAGAATCTGAGAAAATGGTTTACGAGCATACCATTAAAGCAAGTTCGATTGAAGCAAAATCATTTCGATATCCTGATAAAAAAGTGTACGGAAACTTTTATGAGTTGAAAGGGCAAAGCGCTTCTAATCTACAGTTTTATGCTACAGACAGTACAAAACATTTTGTAACTGCTTACTTATATTTTGATACAAGACCAAAACCAGATTCTCTGGCTCCGGCAGTAGATTATATCAAAAAAGATATAAAACATATGCTGGATACTTTTGAATGGAAAAATTAA
- a CDS encoding peptidylprolyl isomerase, which produces MINKLKIAFLFGVFALLFSANVQAQLKQGQLIDGIAAVIGDEIVLESDVEEQLNYGKQQGAGTTDRCEFLENLVNNKFLVYEAKKDTLIENRSAAIKDQANAKYNQLLSQFPDEKSMLTAYKFRTGYEMKNAIEKIDTDTYYGQAKYQRITEKADVTPNEVTDFFNMFKTQLPEIKDEISISQIVMNPKLTEAHKEELINKLKKIKQDIAGGESFESQARIYSEDPGSAPNGGLMKNVFKGQMVKPFEAAALNLQEGEISDPIESEFGYHIIQLVKKSGKAYDARHILLMATPTAEEITTAKKKLDSIRGLILAEKLTFKDASFKFSDDKRTKFNAGVIPGADGSNKIERESISGTISYELAGLNKGDITAAFEDEDDRKRKVVKIVKIEDVIPSHQITLETDYDRIKQMALRKKQAEMVEKYVSSKISTTFISIDGRYDTCNFKGNWKKESIKK; this is translated from the coding sequence ATGATAAATAAATTAAAAATCGCTTTTCTTTTTGGAGTTTTTGCTTTGTTGTTTTCAGCAAATGTACAGGCTCAGCTAAAGCAAGGTCAGTTGATTGATGGTATTGCAGCGGTGATTGGCGATGAGATTGTTCTGGAATCTGATGTAGAAGAACAATTGAATTACGGTAAACAGCAAGGTGCCGGAACCACAGACAGATGTGAATTTCTGGAAAATCTTGTCAATAACAAATTTCTTGTTTACGAGGCTAAAAAAGATACGCTGATAGAAAATCGTTCTGCGGCAATCAAAGATCAGGCAAATGCTAAATACAACCAATTGCTTTCTCAGTTTCCTGACGAAAAATCTATGTTGACTGCATATAAATTCAGAACCGGCTACGAAATGAAGAATGCTATCGAAAAAATAGATACAGATACGTATTACGGACAAGCAAAATATCAGAGAATTACAGAAAAGGCAGATGTTACCCCGAATGAGGTGACAGACTTCTTTAATATGTTTAAAACTCAGTTGCCTGAAATTAAAGATGAAATTTCTATCTCTCAGATCGTGATGAATCCTAAATTGACAGAAGCTCACAAGGAAGAACTGATCAATAAATTAAAGAAAATCAAGCAGGATATTGCCGGCGGCGAAAGTTTTGAAAGCCAGGCAAGAATTTATTCTGAAGATCCGGGTTCTGCGCCAAATGGCGGGTTAATGAAGAATGTTTTTAAAGGTCAGATGGTAAAACCGTTTGAAGCTGCAGCTCTGAATCTTCAGGAAGGTGAAATTTCAGATCCTATTGAGTCAGAATTCGGTTATCACATTATTCAGCTTGTGAAAAAATCAGGAAAAGCATACGATGCAAGACATATTCTCTTGATGGCAACACCTACTGCTGAAGAAATTACCACGGCTAAAAAGAAATTAGATAGTATAAGAGGTTTAATTTTGGCTGAAAAGCTTACTTTTAAAGATGCTTCATTTAAATTTTCAGATGATAAAAGAACAAAATTCAACGCTGGGGTAATTCCTGGAGCTGACGGTTCTAATAAGATCGAAAGAGAAAGTATTTCTGGAACAATCAGCTATGAATTGGCAGGTTTAAATAAAGGAGATATCACTGCTGCGTTTGAAGATGAGGATGACAGAAAAAGAAAGGTCGTTAAGATCGTAAAGATAGAAGATGTGATTCCGTCACACCAGATTACACTGGAGACAGATTACGACAGAATCAAACAAATGGCTCTTCGAAAAAAGCAGGCAGAAATGGTTGAGAAATACGTAAGTTCAAAAATTTCAACAACTTTTATTTCTATAGACGGTCGATATGACACCTGTAATTTTAAAGGAAACTGGAAAAAAGAATCCATTAAAAAATAG